Proteins encoded within one genomic window of Tidjanibacter massiliensis:
- a CDS encoding M48 family metallopeptidase, with translation MKKRVVHPVFGEVTVFGTRRARRISVSVRPSGEVRLTLPAGCSVREGLAFLAAKESWVAAALERMERSHPVRLLEPPYATRTHVLRWYPEPGRERVVCHVTADEIAVSFPVSMPSSSPEVQAAAREGALRALRAEAKALLPGMVEELAARYGFRYGKVTVRATRSRWGSCSSRNDISLSIFLVRLPLPLIEYVIVHELCHTCHKDHSARFHALADTLLGGREKELAREIRRYVPDVV, from the coding sequence GTGAAGAAGAGGGTAGTGCATCCTGTTTTCGGGGAGGTGACGGTGTTCGGTACCCGTCGGGCACGGCGTATCTCGGTGTCGGTCCGACCGTCGGGCGAGGTGCGTCTGACCTTGCCGGCGGGATGTTCCGTGCGGGAGGGACTCGCTTTCCTCGCTGCAAAAGAGTCGTGGGTGGCCGCGGCGCTCGAAAGAATGGAACGAAGCCACCCTGTCCGCCTGCTGGAACCCCCTTATGCCACCCGTACCCACGTTCTGCGTTGGTATCCGGAGCCGGGCAGGGAACGGGTGGTGTGCCATGTCACGGCGGACGAAATAGCGGTTTCGTTTCCGGTTTCGATGCCGTCCTCCTCCCCGGAGGTGCAGGCGGCGGCGAGGGAGGGAGCCCTCCGTGCCCTGCGTGCCGAGGCGAAGGCGCTGCTGCCGGGCATGGTGGAGGAGCTCGCCGCCCGGTACGGTTTCCGGTACGGAAAGGTGACCGTCCGTGCCACGCGCAGCCGGTGGGGCAGCTGTTCCTCGCGCAACGATATTTCACTCAGCATCTTCCTCGTGCGTCTGCCGCTGCCGCTCATCGAATATGTGATTGTCCACGAACTTTGCCATACGTGCCATAAGGACCATTCGGCCCGTTTCCATGCGCTGGCCGATACGCTGCTCGGCGGTCGGGAGAAGGAACTTGCGCGGGAGATACGCCGCTATGTACCGGATGTGGTGTGA
- the rlmB gene encoding 23S rRNA (guanosine(2251)-2'-O)-methyltransferase RlmB, whose amino-acid sequence MENIIFGIRPVAEAIQSGRQIERLYIKKDAGGQLMTEFKDLCWRYRVRWQEVPVEKLNRMTRGNHQGVVAQIAAIGYVALQDILDRVPDDETPLIVVFDGVTDVRNFGAIARSAECAGAHGLIVPMKNAAPVNAEAVKASAGALNRIPVHRAGSIRNTLKYLSETGMQIVAATEKSRTLIYDADLGKPTVIVMGSEDKGISKEVLKLCDVQLAVPIIGSIESLNVSAAAAVLLFEAVRQRIH is encoded by the coding sequence ATGGAAAATATCATTTTCGGCATACGTCCGGTCGCAGAGGCGATACAGTCAGGCCGGCAGATAGAGCGGTTGTACATAAAAAAGGATGCCGGGGGGCAGCTCATGACCGAGTTCAAGGACCTCTGTTGGCGGTACAGGGTGCGCTGGCAGGAGGTGCCGGTGGAGAAACTCAACCGGATGACGCGCGGCAACCACCAGGGGGTGGTGGCGCAGATAGCCGCCATCGGTTATGTAGCGTTGCAGGATATCCTCGACCGGGTGCCCGACGACGAAACGCCGCTGATTGTGGTGTTCGACGGCGTGACCGACGTACGTAACTTCGGCGCCATCGCCCGCAGTGCCGAGTGTGCCGGGGCCCACGGGCTTATCGTTCCCATGAAAAACGCCGCTCCGGTGAATGCCGAAGCGGTGAAGGCTTCGGCCGGGGCGCTGAACAGGATTCCCGTCCATCGGGCGGGCAGCATCCGCAATACGCTGAAATATCTCTCCGAAACGGGCATGCAGATAGTTGCCGCGACCGAGAAGTCGCGTACGCTGATTTACGATGCCGACCTCGGCAAGCCGACGGTCATCGTCATGGGAAGCGAGGACAAGGGGATTTCAAAGGAGGTTCTTAAACTGTGCGACGTGCAGTTGGCCGTACCCATCATCGGGTCCATCGAGTCGCTGAACGTTTCGGCTGCCGCGGCCGTGCTGCTGTTTGAAGCGGTGCGCCAGCGGATTCACTGA
- the rpe gene encoding ribulose-phosphate 3-epimerase, with amino-acid sequence MERIISPSMLSADFGHLDRDTRMIDESAAQWIHIDVMDGVFVPNISFGFPVMKPIRRASAKFLDVHLMIVEPEKYLRRFAEAGADLVTFHYEATQDPLGAIRMIKECGVKAGISVKPATPVEVLGELLPELDLVLIMSVEPGFGGQSFMEGSWEKVRRLRRMIDDRGLPVLIEIDGGVSASNAGDLFAAGCDALVAGSAVFGAADPKAEIVKMLEAQSSR; translated from the coding sequence ATGGAACGCATTATCTCCCCTTCTATGCTTTCGGCCGATTTCGGCCACCTCGACCGCGACACGAGGATGATTGACGAAAGTGCCGCGCAGTGGATACACATTGACGTCATGGACGGCGTCTTCGTGCCCAACATATCGTTCGGCTTTCCGGTGATGAAACCCATCCGTCGGGCGAGCGCGAAGTTTCTCGATGTACATCTGATGATAGTGGAGCCGGAGAAGTACCTCAGGCGTTTTGCCGAGGCGGGAGCCGACCTCGTGACTTTCCATTACGAGGCGACGCAGGACCCGCTGGGCGCCATCCGGATGATTAAAGAGTGCGGTGTGAAGGCGGGAATTTCCGTCAAGCCGGCTACTCCGGTGGAGGTGCTCGGAGAGTTGCTGCCCGAGCTCGACCTTGTACTCATCATGAGCGTGGAACCCGGTTTCGGCGGCCAGAGTTTCATGGAGGGCAGTTGGGAAAAGGTGCGTCGGCTGCGCCGCATGATAGACGACCGCGGTCTGCCGGTGCTGATAGAGATAGACGGCGGCGTATCCGCGTCCAATGCAGGCGACCTCTTTGCAGCGGGTTGCGATGCGCTCGTGGCCGGAAGCGCGGTGTTCGGTGCCGCCGACCCGAAGGCGGAAATCGTGAAGATGCTGGAGGCACAGTCCTCCCGGTAA
- the rmuC gene encoding DNA recombination protein RmuC produces the protein MQIFLIITAVIFAAACGILSVLCLSQRRRLHAQSLRIGEEEARTAAETARSTELAGELRARELDLVAARKDIEALTARLDEEGEKLKEKNEMLMLQFEKTANDIFERKTRQFKDVNKESLDIILKPLKDNISDFKQRVEEIYSKENENRGALKAELNSLMELNRRITEETNNLTSALRGNSKVQGDWGEMILDTILESSNLQKGIHYTTQTNVKDAEGNNLRPDVILNLPDGKRVVIDSKVSLTAYVNYCACEEEESRRRAMAEHLRSVRNHVNELGRKSYQENVLGSPDFVIMFIPTEPAFLAAVQYDNGLWDEAYRKKVIISSPTNLFGMLKIVDDLWKRDDLGRNANRIAREGAMMYDKFVGFVTTLETIGKNIDTMQGNYDKAMKQLRTGTGNLVSRAQRLSALNIKVSKSLPQSMLEESDDLPVEE, from the coding sequence ATGCAAATCTTTCTGATAATCACCGCTGTCATTTTCGCCGCCGCATGCGGCATCCTCTCCGTTCTCTGCCTGTCCCAGCGCCGCCGGCTGCACGCGCAGTCCCTGCGCATCGGGGAGGAGGAGGCCCGCACGGCTGCAGAAACGGCACGGAGTACGGAGCTGGCCGGCGAGCTGCGCGCACGGGAGCTCGACCTCGTGGCAGCCCGCAAGGACATCGAAGCGCTCACGGCCCGGCTCGACGAAGAGGGAGAGAAGCTGAAGGAGAAGAACGAGATGCTGATGCTCCAGTTCGAGAAGACCGCCAACGACATCTTCGAACGCAAGACGCGCCAGTTCAAGGATGTCAACAAAGAGTCGCTCGACATTATTCTGAAGCCGCTGAAGGACAACATCTCCGACTTCAAGCAGCGGGTGGAGGAAATCTACTCCAAAGAGAACGAGAACCGCGGCGCCCTCAAGGCGGAACTCAACAGTCTGATGGAGCTCAACCGCCGCATCACCGAGGAGACCAACAACCTTACCTCCGCCCTGCGGGGCAACAGCAAGGTACAGGGCGACTGGGGCGAAATGATACTCGACACCATTCTCGAAAGTTCCAATTTGCAGAAAGGCATCCACTATACGACACAGACCAACGTGAAGGACGCCGAAGGGAACAACCTCCGGCCGGACGTCATCCTGAACCTGCCGGACGGCAAACGGGTGGTCATCGACTCCAAGGTATCGCTCACGGCCTACGTGAACTATTGTGCATGCGAGGAGGAAGAGTCGCGCCGCCGGGCCATGGCCGAACACCTGCGCTCCGTCCGCAACCACGTCAACGAGCTGGGCCGCAAAAGCTACCAGGAGAACGTGCTCGGTTCGCCCGATTTCGTCATCATGTTCATTCCGACGGAACCGGCCTTCCTGGCTGCCGTACAGTACGACAACGGCCTGTGGGACGAGGCCTACCGCAAAAAGGTCATCATCAGTTCACCCACGAACCTCTTCGGCATGCTCAAGATTGTGGACGACCTCTGGAAACGCGACGACCTCGGACGCAACGCCAACCGCATCGCCCGCGAGGGGGCCATGATGTACGACAAATTCGTCGGATTCGTCACTACGCTCGAAACAATCGGCAAGAATATCGACACCATGCAGGGCAACTACGACAAGGCGATGAAACAGCTCCGCACCGGCACCGGCAACCTCGTCAGCCGAGCCCAGCGGCTCAGCGCCCTGAACATCAAAGTTTCCAAATCCCTGCCCCAGTCCATGTTGGAAGAGTCCGACGACCTGCCCGTCGAGGAGTGA
- the cdaA gene encoding diadenylate cyclase CdaA produces MDFIRITFVDILDIVLVAMLMYYLYKVLRGTHAMSILSGILLLFVVYIVVRALNMELLTSLIGSLTSVGLIALVIIFQPEIRRFLQVWGNQFRDRQRSFLGRIFDFKGSGKVADLEYINPIVSACGDMSATKTGALIVIKTEGNLQEIIDSGVRVDAIISTPLVKNLFFKNSPLHDGAVVIADNRIVAAKCVLPSTRSEVPISFGMRHRAALGASETTDAIIVVVSEETGNISVAHNGKINVGLSSTELKAELMRLSAPEEPHAKTAKAS; encoded by the coding sequence ATGGATTTCATCCGGATAACATTCGTCGATATCCTTGACATCGTGTTGGTGGCGATGCTGATGTATTACCTGTACAAGGTGTTGCGCGGTACGCATGCGATGAGCATCCTTTCCGGTATCCTGTTGCTCTTCGTCGTCTATATCGTCGTCCGTGCCCTCAACATGGAGCTGCTGACGTCGCTTATCGGCAGTCTGACCAGTGTCGGTCTTATCGCTTTGGTCATCATTTTCCAGCCGGAGATAAGGCGTTTCCTGCAGGTGTGGGGCAATCAGTTCCGTGACCGGCAGCGCTCTTTTCTCGGACGCATATTCGATTTTAAGGGGAGCGGCAAAGTGGCGGACCTCGAATACATCAACCCGATAGTCAGTGCATGCGGCGATATGTCTGCGACGAAAACGGGAGCTCTGATAGTGATAAAGACGGAGGGTAACTTGCAGGAGATAATCGATTCGGGGGTCCGTGTGGATGCCATCATCTCCACGCCGCTGGTCAAGAACCTTTTTTTCAAGAACTCTCCGTTGCATGACGGGGCGGTAGTCATAGCTGATAACCGGATAGTGGCGGCCAAGTGCGTGCTGCCTTCCACCCGTTCGGAGGTACCTATTTCGTTCGGCATGAGACACCGGGCTGCTCTCGGCGCCAGCGAAACGACGGATGCCATCATCGTGGTGGTGTCGGAGGAGACGGGCAATATCTCCGTGGCCCATAACGGCAAGATAAACGTGGGCCTCTCTTCCACCGAACTCAAGGCCGAACTGATGCGGCTCTCCGCTCCCGAAGAACCGCACGCCAAGACTGCAAAAGCCTCCTGA
- the secDF gene encoding protein translocase subunit SecDF: protein MQNRGAIKAIAIILAIACAYQLSFTFVARNIEKKAARYAEGFPVELQQERQQSYLDSIKSQKVFLGFTYKQVKEREINLGLDLKGGMNVMLEISVEDVVRALSNDSQDPIFNAALSQARSEQKNSAEDFITLFSRAYADLSGNAPLALIFNTQELREKITPTSTNEQVIRVLREEAESAIDNSFNVLRSRIDRFGVTQPNIQKIGASGRILVELPGVKEPERVRKLLQGTASLEFWLTYNNTEIFPMLEQANAVVKELQKASDAAAAGEEQQALQDTEVVDVTEITDGQVTEVAVSEESAEQDLLAELENRPDAAAMTGADEAVMDEFPLFAKLSPALSETGQIMNGPVIGYAKSYDTAAVNSMLNTPQVRMLLPRDVKLMWGVKPIDPAETTYELYAIKANTRDGKAPLDGSAVADAKGDFAEQGSAAEVSMTMTPTGAKTWARMTADNIGEFIAIVLDGYVYSAPRVNSEIPNGRSSISGQFTIQEAKDLANVLKSGKLPAPARITQEAVVGPSLGQESINSSMISFVIAFCCVLIYMMLFYNKAGMVASIALVANLFFLFGVLASFGAVLTLPGIAGIVLTMGMAVDANVLIYERVKEELRGGKGLSLAVNEGYKNAMSAIIDSNVTTIITGIVLFVFGNGPVQGFATTLIIGILTSLFTSLFITRLIFTGMLSRGKNIRFSNKWSENFLQNVHVNFLGIRKWAYGVSLLLIVIAAVSLMTRGLNYGVEFSGGRTFVIRFDQVISDNDVRYALDQTFMSDDVEGDAAYKSFEVKQFGSEAQMQKRITTQYKYDDDSQDANTTVERLMYEALAPLFATPLTFEEFHSTATNPYGIISADMVGPSVASDITRNSFIAVFIGLFAIGIYIIIRFRRWQWGAGSVIALAHDAFLTIGVFSLFYGILPFSMEVNQSFIAAILTIIGYSINDKVVVFDRIREYMGLYPKRSMFDNINNAINHTLSRTINTSATTFVVLLAIFLFGGEVIRGFVFALMFGIVIGTLSSIFLATPVSYDLMSRKAKAPAAPVKTAK, encoded by the coding sequence ATGCAAAACAGAGGCGCTATCAAAGCAATTGCGATTATTTTGGCTATCGCTTGTGCTTACCAGCTTTCGTTCACATTCGTGGCACGGAACATCGAGAAGAAGGCCGCCCGCTATGCCGAAGGGTTCCCCGTCGAACTCCAGCAGGAGAGGCAGCAGTCTTACCTCGACTCTATCAAATCCCAGAAAGTATTCCTGGGCTTCACCTACAAACAGGTCAAAGAGAGGGAAATAAACCTCGGCCTCGACCTGAAGGGCGGTATGAACGTCATGCTCGAAATCTCCGTCGAAGATGTGGTGAGAGCCCTGTCCAACGACAGTCAGGACCCCATCTTCAATGCGGCGCTTTCGCAGGCACGGAGCGAGCAGAAGAACAGTGCGGAAGATTTTATTACACTCTTCTCGCGTGCATACGCCGACCTTTCGGGCAATGCTCCGTTGGCGCTCATCTTCAATACCCAGGAGCTGCGCGAAAAGATTACTCCCACCAGCACGAACGAACAGGTCATCCGTGTATTGAGGGAAGAGGCCGAAAGTGCGATAGACAACTCGTTCAACGTGCTGCGCAGCCGTATCGACCGCTTCGGCGTCACGCAGCCCAATATCCAGAAGATAGGGGCCTCGGGCCGTATCCTCGTGGAACTTCCCGGTGTCAAGGAGCCCGAACGCGTACGCAAGCTTCTTCAGGGAACGGCGTCACTCGAATTCTGGCTTACCTATAATAATACGGAGATATTCCCGATGCTTGAACAGGCCAATGCGGTGGTGAAAGAGCTGCAGAAGGCTTCCGATGCCGCAGCGGCCGGAGAGGAACAGCAGGCGCTGCAGGATACCGAGGTGGTGGACGTGACCGAGATAACCGACGGACAGGTTACCGAAGTGGCAGTCAGTGAGGAGAGTGCCGAGCAGGACCTGCTGGCCGAGTTGGAGAACCGGCCCGATGCCGCTGCCATGACGGGGGCCGATGAGGCGGTTATGGATGAATTCCCGCTCTTCGCGAAACTCTCCCCTGCATTGAGCGAAACGGGCCAGATAATGAACGGCCCGGTGATAGGGTATGCGAAATCGTATGATACCGCCGCCGTCAATTCGATGCTCAACACCCCGCAGGTACGTATGCTGCTGCCGCGCGACGTGAAACTCATGTGGGGCGTGAAACCGATAGACCCGGCCGAAACCACCTATGAACTTTATGCCATCAAAGCCAATACGCGCGACGGCAAGGCTCCGCTGGACGGTTCCGCAGTAGCCGATGCGAAGGGCGATTTCGCCGAGCAAGGCTCTGCTGCCGAGGTTTCCATGACCATGACGCCTACCGGTGCCAAAACCTGGGCCCGTATGACGGCCGATAACATCGGCGAATTCATTGCCATCGTGCTCGACGGCTATGTCTATTCCGCACCGAGGGTGAACAGCGAGATACCCAACGGACGTTCCTCCATTTCGGGACAGTTCACCATTCAGGAGGCCAAGGACCTTGCCAACGTGCTGAAGTCCGGTAAGCTGCCGGCGCCGGCCCGCATCACCCAGGAGGCGGTGGTCGGTCCGTCGCTCGGACAGGAGTCCATCAATTCGAGCATGATTTCGTTCGTGATAGCTTTCTGCTGCGTCCTCATTTACATGATGTTGTTCTACAACAAAGCGGGTATGGTGGCGAGCATCGCACTGGTTGCGAACCTCTTCTTCCTGTTCGGAGTGCTCGCTTCGTTCGGAGCCGTGCTGACACTGCCCGGTATCGCGGGTATCGTGCTGACGATGGGTATGGCGGTGGATGCCAACGTCCTCATCTACGAACGTGTCAAAGAGGAGCTGCGGGGCGGCAAGGGATTGAGTCTCGCCGTGAACGAAGGATACAAGAACGCCATGTCGGCCATCATCGACTCCAACGTGACGACTATCATCACGGGTATCGTCCTCTTCGTATTCGGTAACGGCCCCGTACAGGGATTCGCTACCACGCTTATCATCGGTATCCTGACCTCTCTCTTTACTTCGCTCTTTATCACCAGGTTGATATTTACGGGCATGCTCAGCCGCGGGAAGAACATCCGCTTCTCGAACAAGTGGTCGGAGAATTTCCTCCAGAACGTGCATGTCAATTTCCTCGGTATCCGCAAGTGGGCATACGGCGTATCGCTGCTGCTCATCGTGATAGCCGCCGTGTCGTTGATGACCCGCGGCCTCAACTACGGCGTGGAGTTCTCCGGAGGCCGTACCTTCGTGATACGGTTCGACCAGGTCATCTCCGACAACGACGTCCGCTATGCGCTCGACCAGACTTTCATGTCGGACGACGTGGAGGGCGATGCTGCCTACAAGAGCTTTGAGGTGAAACAGTTCGGCTCGGAAGCGCAGATGCAGAAGCGCATTACTACGCAGTACAAATACGATGATGACAGTCAGGATGCGAATACCACGGTAGAGCGGCTGATGTACGAGGCGCTTGCACCGCTTTTTGCTACGCCGCTGACGTTCGAAGAGTTCCATTCGACGGCGACCAATCCCTACGGTATCATCTCCGCCGACATGGTGGGCCCGAGCGTGGCGAGCGACATTACCCGTAACTCGTTCATCGCGGTATTCATCGGCCTCTTCGCCATCGGTATCTATATCATCATCCGCTTCCGCAGATGGCAGTGGGGTGCCGGCAGCGTCATCGCCCTCGCCCACGATGCATTCCTGACCATCGGTGTCTTCTCCCTGTTTTACGGCATCCTGCCCTTCAGCATGGAGGTGAACCAGTCGTTCATTGCGGCTATCCTGACCATCATCGGTTACTCCATCAACGACAAGGTGGTGGTGTTCGACCGTATCAGGGAGTATATGGGACTGTATCCCAAACGTTCGATGTTCGACAATATCAACAATGCGATAAACCATACGCTGTCCCGTACGATAAACACTTCGGCTACGACGTTCGTGGTGCTGCTCGCCATCTTCCTTTTCGGCGGTGAGGTTATCCGCGGGTTTGTATTCGCCCTCATGTTCGGTATCGTTATCGGTACGCTCTCTTCCATCTTCCTTGCGACGCCGGTCTCCTATGACCTGATGTCGCGCAAGGCCAAGGCGCCGGCAGCCCCCGTAAAGACGGCGAAGTAA
- the dnaK gene encoding molecular chaperone DnaK translates to MAKIIGIDLGTTNSCVAVMEGNEPVVIPNSEGHRTTPSIVAFTDSGERKVGDPAKRQAITNPKNTIFSIKRFMGENCGQVKGDIERVPYTVVCENNMPRVEVNGRKYTPQEISAIILQKMKKTAEDYLGTTVDEAVITVPAYFSDSQRQATKEAGEIAGLKVRRIINEPTAAALAYGLDKANKDMKIAVYDLGGGTFDISILELGDGVFEVKSTNGDTHLGGDDFDHVIIDWLAEEFMKNHNIDLRKDPMAMQRLKEAAEKAKIELSSSTQTEINLPYIMPVDGIPQHLVTTLTRAKFEQLSDRLIQATIEPCRKALKDAGMQAKDIDEVILVGGSTRIPAIQKVVQDFFGKTPSKNVNPDEVVAIGAAIQGGVLTGEVKDVLLLDVTPLSLGIETLGGVFTKLIDANTTIPTRKSEVFSTAADNQPSVEIHILQGERPMARDNKTIGRFHLDGIPAAPRGVPQIEVTFDIDANGILNVSAKDKGTGKEQNIRIEASSGLTEQEIQRMRDEAKANEARDREEREKVDKVNAADTLIFSTEKQLKEYGDKIPADKKANIESALAELKAAHAAGNVANIDSATTRLNDAWQAASQDMYSAQQQAGGAQQGAQDAGTQHGTPNNAGGSQNDGGVTDVEFEEVK, encoded by the coding sequence ATGGCAAAGATTATCGGAATCGACTTAGGAACAACCAACTCCTGCGTAGCAGTAATGGAAGGCAACGAACCCGTTGTGATACCCAACAGCGAGGGGCACCGCACCACCCCGTCCATCGTGGCGTTCACCGACAGCGGCGAGCGCAAAGTGGGCGACCCGGCCAAAAGGCAGGCTATCACCAACCCGAAGAACACCATCTTCTCCATCAAGAGATTCATGGGTGAGAACTGCGGGCAGGTGAAAGGCGACATCGAGCGCGTCCCCTACACGGTGGTATGCGAGAACAACATGCCGCGCGTGGAGGTGAACGGGCGTAAATATACTCCGCAGGAGATTTCGGCCATCATTCTCCAGAAGATGAAGAAGACGGCGGAAGATTACCTCGGTACCACGGTGGACGAGGCGGTCATCACCGTACCGGCCTACTTCTCCGACTCGCAGCGTCAGGCCACCAAGGAGGCGGGCGAAATCGCCGGTCTGAAGGTACGCCGTATCATCAACGAGCCTACGGCCGCCGCGCTGGCTTACGGTCTGGACAAGGCCAACAAGGACATGAAGATAGCCGTGTACGACCTGGGAGGCGGTACGTTCGATATTTCCATTCTGGAGCTGGGCGACGGCGTCTTCGAAGTAAAATCGACCAACGGCGACACGCATCTGGGCGGCGATGACTTCGACCACGTCATCATCGACTGGCTGGCAGAGGAGTTCATGAAGAATCACAACATCGACCTGCGCAAGGACCCGATGGCGATGCAGCGCTTGAAAGAAGCTGCCGAAAAGGCGAAAATCGAGCTTTCGAGCTCCACGCAGACGGAAATCAACCTGCCGTACATCATGCCGGTAGACGGTATTCCGCAGCACCTGGTCACGACGCTGACACGGGCCAAATTCGAACAGCTCAGCGACCGATTGATACAGGCCACCATCGAGCCGTGCCGCAAGGCGCTCAAGGATGCGGGTATGCAGGCGAAGGATATCGACGAGGTTATCCTCGTGGGCGGTTCCACCCGTATTCCGGCCATCCAGAAGGTCGTACAGGACTTCTTCGGCAAGACGCCTTCCAAGAACGTGAATCCGGACGAGGTGGTAGCCATCGGCGCGGCTATACAGGGCGGTGTACTGACGGGCGAAGTGAAGGACGTGCTCCTGCTGGACGTCACCCCGCTGTCGCTGGGTATCGAAACCCTGGGCGGCGTCTTCACCAAGCTTATCGACGCCAACACGACGATACCTACCCGCAAGAGCGAGGTCTTCTCGACTGCGGCCGACAACCAGCCCTCCGTGGAGATTCACATCCTGCAGGGCGAACGTCCCATGGCACGCGACAACAAGACCATCGGCCGGTTCCATCTGGACGGCATCCCCGCCGCACCGCGCGGTGTGCCGCAGATTGAGGTGACCTTCGACATCGACGCCAACGGCATCCTCAACGTATCGGCCAAGGACAAGGGTACGGGCAAGGAGCAGAACATCCGCATCGAGGCCTCCTCGGGGCTTACCGAACAGGAGATACAGCGGATGCGCGACGAGGCGAAAGCCAACGAGGCCCGCGACCGCGAGGAGCGCGAGAAGGTGGACAAGGTGAATGCGGCCGACACCCTCATCTTCTCGACCGAGAAGCAGCTCAAGGAGTACGGCGACAAGATACCGGCCGACAAGAAGGCCAACATCGAAAGTGCGCTGGCCGAACTGAAAGCCGCACACGCCGCAGGCAACGTGGCCAACATCGACTCGGCTACCACGCGGCTGAACGACGCATGGCAGGCGGCTTCCCAGGATATGTATTCAGCCCAGCAGCAGGCCGGCGGTGCACAACAGGGTGCACAGGATGCCGGAACGCAGCACGGTACACCGAACAATGCGGGTGGCAGCCAGAACGACGGCGGCGTGACCGATGTGGAATTCGAAGAGGTCAAATAA
- a CDS encoding BACON domain-containing protein, which translates to MKKIGSILAAALVAVACSPENEGVQEASLEVSPSQLTFGAEDTAPQEITVTAVGVEWEYVLPSTADWITVEDGTTGKLLVTVAANPAAEARTASVTVRPTDNDDVKAKNVTVKQEGNPAPVVYSLTVEPASLTFGAEGAAPQEVTVTTEGEGLTWSTSTEADWLTVTEKAGGFTVSAADNPDTSERTADITVTPSERSASPKAVRVVQEGKVLPPSLTLSYDGGTLPEEGFTLSYNDNNPIYIDIEAVNVEWNISVEYEGDSAGWLNAVKTDERAVIQVLDGNENTSSEARRCTVRITADAEGIGPFEIPVTQEGKPEFDSTLAEDVDFGTLTHSKILLYTAREGQDYSLWDLVFWNEGLEFDLNYGRFNGTGDRIQVYLASEAIAKNEEGVYYLPEGTYEVVDNFYSDSALYVPFNISGGYRTPYAQSHTWFIRQVDDTVTGDACITTGTMTVKRTGETYNISFDFGSDALYSVKGSFEGTFDIVGVY; encoded by the coding sequence ATGAAAAAGATAGGAAGTATTTTGGCGGCGGCATTGGTTGCCGTGGCATGTTCGCCCGAGAATGAGGGCGTACAGGAGGCGTCGCTGGAGGTATCTCCCTCGCAGTTGACCTTCGGCGCGGAGGATACGGCTCCGCAGGAGATTACCGTGACCGCTGTGGGTGTGGAGTGGGAATATGTACTGCCCTCCACGGCCGACTGGATTACGGTGGAGGACGGAACGACCGGAAAACTGCTGGTTACGGTCGCCGCGAACCCGGCGGCCGAAGCGCGTACCGCCTCCGTCACCGTCCGGCCGACGGATAACGACGACGTAAAGGCCAAGAACGTGACCGTGAAACAGGAGGGCAATCCCGCTCCGGTCGTTTATTCGCTGACCGTCGAGCCGGCCTCGCTGACCTTCGGTGCGGAGGGTGCGGCCCCGCAGGAGGTGACCGTCACGACCGAGGGCGAAGGCCTTACGTGGAGTACGTCGACGGAGGCCGACTGGCTTACCGTGACGGAGAAGGCAGGCGGCTTTACGGTCTCGGCGGCCGACAATCCGGATACGTCGGAGCGTACCGCCGACATCACGGTGACGCCGAGCGAGCGTTCCGCTTCGCCGAAGGCGGTCCGCGTGGTACAGGAGGGGAAGGTGCTTCCTCCCTCGCTGACGCTCTCCTACGATGGCGGTACACTGCCCGAGGAGGGATTCACTTTGTCCTATAACGATAACAATCCGATTTACATAGATATCGAGGCCGTAAACGTGGAGTGGAACATCTCCGTCGAGTACGAGGGCGATTCTGCCGGATGGCTGAATGCAGTGAAAACGGATGAACGGGCAGTCATTCAGGTGCTTGACGGGAATGAAAACACCTCGTCCGAGGCGCGCCGCTGCACCGTGCGCATTACGGCCGATGCCGAGGGAATCGGCCCGTTTGAGATACCGGTGACGCAGGAGGGAAAACCCGAGTTCGACAGCACGCTGGCCGAGGATGTCGATTTCGGGACGCTGACGCACTCCAAGATACTGCTGTATACGGCACGTGAGGGTCAGGATTATTCGTTGTGGGATTTGGTCTTTTGGAATGAAGGATTGGAGTTCGATCTCAATTACGGCCGGTTCAACGGAACGGGCGACCGGATACAGGTGTATCTCGCTTCAGAGGCCATCGCCAAGAACGAGGAAGGGGTCTATTATCTGCCGGAGGGTACCTATGAGGTGGTCGATAACTTCTATTCCGATAGTGCCTTGTATGTGCCTTTCAACATCAGCGGCGGATACAGAACACCGTATGCGCAGTCGCATACGTGGTTTATACGGCAGGTCGACGACACCGTCACGGGCGACGCCTGCATCACGACCGGCACCATGACGGTGAAACGTACCGGCGAAACGTACAACATCTCGTTCGATTTCGGCAGCGATGCGCTGTACAGCGTGAAAGGTTCGTTCGAGGGGACTTTCGATATCGTAGGAGTTTACTGA